In Vibrio coralliilyticus, the following are encoded in one genomic region:
- a CDS encoding M4 family metallopeptidase, which translates to MKIAKHFLAVAVASAMSLSAHAGESVYLSKPINFTSFSGLNSQLGVDNASSFKMVKEVNLKKRGIYKVKVQQNIWGVPVWGHYLNATQSAQGGALKAVQGKYVKMAGVDRKFVKPSLNRAQALELASKDLKAGVAASPSLANAKDDLYVYQDGDKTRLIYVISYLIEGQAHPSRPFTMLDAHSGEIIDRWEGIAHAQIGTGPGGNEKTGQYEYGTDYHYLDVTENGTECVMESDNVVTVDLNGATSGTTPYSYECPRNEHKEINGAFSPLNDAHYFGNVVFDMYKDWFDTAPLTFKLMMRVHYGNGYENAFWDGQAMTFGDGESYFYPLVSLDVSAHEVSHGFTEQNSGLIYANQSGGMNEAFSDIAGEAAEYYMKGTNDWMVGRDIFKADGALRYMDDPSRDGSSINHASDYYDGLNVHYSSGVFNKAFYHIATTQGWDTKKAFELFVLANQIYWAEDSDFWQGACGVKNAANDLGYNSDDVVAAFDIVGVEPCAEPPLPPEPEYQRLENGQAVTVAGGTGSKTYFDIEVPEGKDKLTVELGVSTGDPDIYVGLDYAPNSQENICKSESVTDEICVIENPVAGRYTVNVFGYSEYADANLKASFDSGSTNVPPVASFDHVVTGKKVDLTSTSSDSDGDIVSYQWNLGDGNSQSGAVVSHTYAAAGDYVVTLTVTDNAGAATTANKTITIEDTATDAFPLKLQFGNKQPNGKARVKLAWEYLTDDYFVVKRNGKVVGATEFTSYVDKFRHNGTIDVEYQVCTSGDVCSETKRYRFIKAN; encoded by the coding sequence ATGAAAATAGCCAAGCATTTTTTGGCAGTAGCCGTAGCCAGTGCGATGTCACTATCTGCACATGCCGGTGAGTCAGTTTATTTAAGCAAACCAATCAACTTTACATCATTTTCTGGGCTGAATTCTCAGCTTGGTGTCGACAATGCTTCCAGCTTCAAAATGGTAAAAGAAGTGAATCTGAAGAAGCGTGGCATCTACAAAGTTAAAGTCCAGCAAAACATCTGGGGAGTGCCTGTTTGGGGCCACTACCTAAACGCAACGCAAAGTGCCCAAGGTGGTGCCCTAAAAGCCGTTCAGGGCAAATACGTGAAGATGGCAGGCGTTGATCGCAAGTTCGTAAAGCCTTCTTTAAATCGCGCACAAGCACTTGAGTTGGCAAGCAAAGATCTTAAAGCAGGTGTCGCTGCGAGCCCATCTTTAGCGAACGCCAAAGACGATCTTTACGTGTATCAAGACGGTGATAAAACTCGTCTGATTTACGTAATCTCTTACCTGATTGAAGGTCAAGCACACCCATCGCGTCCGTTTACTATGTTGGATGCGCACAGCGGTGAAATCATCGACCGTTGGGAAGGTATTGCCCATGCCCAAATCGGTACCGGCCCTGGTGGTAACGAGAAAACAGGTCAGTACGAATACGGTACCGATTACCACTATCTTGATGTGACGGAAAACGGCACCGAGTGTGTGATGGAGTCCGATAACGTTGTCACTGTGGATCTAAACGGTGCGACATCAGGTACAACGCCTTATTCCTACGAATGTCCGCGCAACGAGCACAAAGAAATCAACGGTGCTTTTTCACCACTGAACGATGCACATTACTTCGGTAACGTTGTATTCGACATGTACAAAGATTGGTTTGATACAGCGCCGCTGACATTCAAACTGATGATGCGTGTTCACTACGGAAACGGCTACGAAAACGCCTTCTGGGATGGTCAGGCGATGACCTTCGGTGACGGTGAAAGTTACTTCTATCCATTGGTGAGCCTGGATGTATCTGCGCACGAAGTCAGCCATGGTTTCACTGAGCAAAACTCAGGTCTTATCTACGCGAATCAGTCTGGTGGTATGAATGAAGCCTTCTCTGATATCGCTGGTGAAGCTGCTGAATACTACATGAAAGGGACGAACGACTGGATGGTCGGTCGTGACATCTTCAAAGCAGACGGTGCACTGCGTTATATGGACGATCCTTCACGTGATGGATCTTCTATCAACCACGCTTCTGATTACTACGACGGACTGAACGTTCACTACAGTTCTGGTGTATTCAATAAAGCTTTCTATCACATCGCTACTACTCAAGGCTGGGATACGAAAAAAGCGTTCGAACTGTTTGTTCTGGCGAACCAGATCTACTGGGCAGAAGACAGCGACTTCTGGCAAGGTGCATGTGGCGTGAAAAATGCCGCAAATGACCTAGGCTACAACTCTGACGATGTTGTCGCAGCATTTGATATTGTAGGCGTAGAACCATGTGCAGAGCCACCGCTTCCGCCAGAGCCAGAGTACCAACGTCTAGAAAATGGCCAAGCCGTGACTGTTGCTGGTGGTACAGGTTCGAAGACCTACTTCGACATCGAAGTGCCTGAAGGTAAAGATAAGCTAACGGTAGAACTTGGTGTTTCAACGGGTGATCCAGACATCTATGTTGGCCTTGATTATGCGCCAAACTCGCAGGAAAACATCTGTAAGAGTGAGTCGGTAACTGATGAAATCTGTGTCATTGAAAATCCAGTGGCAGGACGCTATACCGTCAACGTGTTCGGTTACTCAGAATATGCCGATGCAAACCTGAAAGCATCGTTTGACTCTGGTAGCACTAACGTTCCACCAGTCGCTTCATTCGACCATGTTGTCACAGGCAAGAAAGTTGACCTAACCAGCACAAGTAGTGATAGCGATGGTGACATTGTTTCTTACCAGTGGAACCTTGGTGATGGTAACTCTCAGTCAGGTGCAGTGGTTAGCCACACTTACGCGGCAGCTGGTGATTACGTTGTGACTCTGACGGTAACGGATAATGCAGGTGCTGCAACGACGGCCAACAAGACCATCACAATTGAAGATACGGCAACAGACGCGTTCCCACTCAAACTGCAATTTGGTAACAAGCAGCCTAATGGCAAGGCACGCGTTAAGCTGGCTTGGGAATACCTAACAGACGACTACTTTGTTGTGAAGCGTAACGGCAAAGTGGTGGGTGCAACTGAATTTACTTCTTACGTCGATAAGTTCCGTCACAACGGCACGATTGATGTTGAGTACCAAGTATGTACCTCAGGTGACGTTTGTTCTGAGACGAAGCGCTACCGCTTCATCAAAGCCAACTAA
- a CDS encoding M28 family metallopeptidase, with protein MKKTLLALALFGSASAFAASDANVLKDGEVWITTDADAQHLITQHGAAVYSGFAANSNAVVAQIDQKQLAALSSHMHEAKHRCGGYMVHADKASAMKAAGMPLSMSTFEKPVISHHDTVESLIAQVEPNNMVTTIENLTSFTNRFYTTSTGIAASDWLLERWQEEIKDVPYASAQQISHSDYPQKSVEVTLVGAKHPDEIVVVGGHLDSTVGSWTTEGTISPGADDDASGIATVTEALRLMIASGIQPDRTIKFYGYAAEEVGLRGSQDIAQTLKGEQADVVSALQLDMTNYNGSAHDITFISDYTDANLTEFLSELIDTYASEITYDFDRCGYACSDHASWHNAGYPSAMPFETMFNDYNPHIHTEHDTLENSDPTASHATKFAKLAIAYLVETSLDDVESPVKELENGTPVENLTSGYFDEQFFVFRTTEPGEVTISITGPRSGDADLYVTYEGPVSKTEYDCRPFQNGSNEQCVFNKPAGEFNIMIRGYRNFDEVDIVASFSPENAQDQDK; from the coding sequence ATGAAAAAGACATTATTAGCTTTAGCTCTATTTGGGAGCGCTTCAGCCTTTGCAGCATCAGATGCTAACGTACTTAAAGATGGTGAAGTATGGATTACCACGGATGCAGATGCTCAGCATTTGATCACGCAGCATGGTGCAGCCGTGTACAGCGGATTTGCTGCTAATTCAAATGCCGTAGTCGCTCAAATTGATCAAAAACAGTTAGCGGCACTCTCCAGCCATATGCATGAAGCAAAGCACCGTTGTGGTGGTTATATGGTGCATGCAGACAAGGCAAGCGCAATGAAAGCGGCGGGTATGCCACTGTCGATGAGTACGTTTGAGAAGCCGGTGATCAGCCACCACGACACGGTCGAGTCGTTGATTGCACAGGTCGAGCCAAACAACATGGTGACTACCATTGAAAACCTAACCAGCTTTACTAACCGTTTTTATACCACTTCTACGGGTATCGCTGCATCGGACTGGTTGCTAGAGCGCTGGCAAGAAGAGATTAAGGATGTACCTTATGCTTCAGCTCAGCAAATCTCACACAGTGATTACCCACAGAAATCGGTTGAAGTAACTTTAGTCGGTGCCAAGCATCCAGACGAGATTGTTGTGGTGGGTGGTCACCTAGATTCAACAGTTGGGTCATGGACAACCGAAGGTACAATATCACCGGGAGCCGATGATGACGCTTCGGGTATTGCAACCGTGACAGAAGCGTTGCGTCTTATGATTGCTAGTGGTATCCAGCCAGATCGCACCATCAAGTTTTACGGCTATGCTGCAGAAGAAGTGGGCTTGCGAGGTTCTCAGGACATCGCTCAAACGCTGAAAGGCGAGCAGGCGGATGTGGTCTCTGCCTTGCAACTGGATATGACCAACTATAACGGTTCGGCTCATGATATTACTTTCATCAGCGATTACACAGATGCGAATTTAACCGAATTTCTCAGCGAGTTGATTGATACCTATGCGAGTGAAATTACTTATGATTTTGACCGCTGTGGTTACGCTTGTTCGGATCACGCTTCTTGGCATAACGCGGGTTACCCGTCAGCGATGCCGTTTGAAACCATGTTCAATGATTACAACCCGCATATTCACACTGAGCACGACACGCTGGAGAACTCCGATCCAACCGCAAGCCATGCGACTAAGTTTGCTAAGTTAGCTATTGCGTACTTGGTGGAAACCAGTTTGGATGACGTAGAGTCGCCAGTGAAGGAGCTGGAAAACGGTACACCAGTGGAGAACTTAACATCCGGTTATTTCGATGAACAGTTCTTTGTTTTCCGCACTACAGAGCCGGGCGAAGTAACGATTTCCATTACAGGCCCACGCAGTGGCGATGCGGATCTATACGTGACCTATGAAGGTCCTGTTTCGAAAACAGAATATGACTGTCGTCCGTTCCAGAATGGCAGCAACGAACAGTGTGTGTTTAACAAACCAGCTGGTGAGTTCAACATTATGATTCGTGGTTACCGCAACTTTGATGAAGTCGATATTGTGGCTAGCTTTAGCCCTGAAAATGCACAAGATCAAGACAAGTAA
- a CDS encoding LysR family transcriptional regulator: MRLPSTKNLQAFLATAEYLNLTHAAESLNMTQGAVSRQIQSLESLMGVSLFYRRSRGLALTPEGSLFLPLAQDIIKRLQRSVREVSESANRVKLLAPSCITTWLLARLANFQQANLDVNVELTSTTKHQLHPDFDSFDMVIVYGKPARSKQVSQTLLFDEILAPVCSPQLWSQCVEEDEPVQDTLVNRFMWLHANQEQSDWALWCDSSNESALKGTGNQTFATLDQAMNAAQQGFGMTVGDVTLADQDIKSNRLLCPFDKRIRSGNSYFLLSANQEPNDSVKALSDWLAHN, translated from the coding sequence ATGAGATTACCTTCGACGAAAAATTTGCAGGCATTTTTGGCTACCGCTGAGTACCTCAATCTCACCCATGCCGCCGAGTCGCTCAACATGACACAGGGTGCGGTCAGCCGACAGATCCAATCACTGGAATCTCTTATGGGAGTTAGCCTGTTTTATCGACGCTCTAGGGGACTTGCTTTGACGCCTGAAGGGAGTCTATTCCTTCCGCTGGCGCAAGACATCATTAAGCGCTTACAACGCTCAGTTAGGGAAGTGTCCGAAAGTGCCAACCGGGTCAAATTACTTGCCCCGAGTTGTATTACCACCTGGTTACTGGCTCGCTTGGCAAACTTTCAGCAAGCTAACCTAGATGTGAATGTCGAGTTGACTTCAACTACTAAACATCAATTGCACCCTGATTTTGATAGCTTCGATATGGTGATCGTTTATGGTAAACCAGCTCGAAGCAAGCAGGTTTCGCAAACCTTGTTGTTTGATGAAATTTTAGCGCCCGTTTGCTCGCCTCAATTGTGGTCGCAGTGTGTTGAGGAGGATGAACCAGTACAAGATACCTTGGTTAATCGTTTTATGTGGTTACATGCAAATCAAGAGCAATCAGACTGGGCTTTGTGGTGCGACAGCAGCAATGAATCGGCATTGAAAGGAACGGGCAATCAGACATTTGCAACTTTAGATCAAGCAATGAATGCGGCACAGCAGGGGTTTGGGATGACCGTGGGGGATGTGACCTTGGCGGATCAGGATATTAAGTCAAACCGCTTGCTCTGCCCATTTGATAAACGTATCCGCTCTGGCAATAGTTACTTTTTGCTTTCGGCAAATCAAGAGCCGAATGACTCGGTCAAAGCGTTATCTGACTGGTTGGCGCACAACTAA
- a CDS encoding ABC transporter substrate-binding protein — MRYWKSLAFCRDNLQLEQWRPMSLDNFSQSLDCTRRNAQLLIKRLIKERFLEWQPGVGRGNLPNAKLLKCPNERLEQQAFRLLEEGKVAQALLLVKDSHRDNFLENYLAQFQPKDASKHILKIPFYRGTHCLDPVFITRRTEIHLARYLYANLLIINTDNLGVQADLAHSWKLSGHTLEITLRKGLKFQDGSPLLAQNIKAHFERLMSSDAGCKVLFEFIDDIVVIDDLSIHFVSHSMPNLLPKLLAHSAMGITKTTKDAIVGTGPFCLEEQSEWRTLMTVNPHYHGFRPWIDGIEIWNMGDKAKNFDLNSHVVHGSHIREEHASGFRAQNQWEEGCVYATFNVNRNGWMAKRAHRAALQEVLSHMGAPHSQQCEALAGASGMMSYPESLRPLALDLIAEHIRSLPKPEAPLSVVTYQLATHIETAQLVVESLEKLGINAKLIVHEYPVFDQLSTLSQADVIICGEVFGEDTEMSWLGWLCNTSALTACLTDKEQHWIKQKCTQAMAQPKLATRLKQFEKIEKSLISKGIYQPLFHVEQDLNISDTVTAPALLANGWIDFNQVVMK; from the coding sequence ATGCGTTACTGGAAATCCCTCGCGTTCTGCCGTGATAATCTGCAGCTTGAGCAGTGGCGGCCAATGTCCTTGGATAATTTCAGCCAATCACTGGACTGCACAAGACGCAATGCCCAATTGCTCATTAAGCGATTGATTAAAGAACGCTTCCTGGAGTGGCAGCCGGGGGTAGGCCGAGGTAATTTACCCAATGCAAAGCTATTGAAGTGCCCAAACGAACGATTGGAGCAACAAGCTTTTCGTCTATTAGAAGAAGGAAAAGTCGCGCAGGCTCTATTGCTGGTCAAGGATTCACATCGTGATAATTTTTTGGAAAACTATCTCGCTCAGTTTCAGCCGAAAGATGCGTCAAAACATATACTAAAGATCCCTTTCTACCGCGGCACCCATTGCCTAGATCCCGTCTTTATCACGCGGCGAACAGAAATCCACCTTGCACGCTATCTTTATGCCAATCTGCTTATCATCAATACCGATAATCTCGGCGTACAAGCAGATCTGGCACACTCATGGAAACTGAGCGGCCACACACTTGAAATAACCTTACGCAAAGGGCTTAAATTTCAAGACGGCAGTCCTTTGCTGGCTCAGAATATCAAAGCTCACTTTGAGCGCTTGATGAGCTCAGACGCTGGCTGCAAAGTTCTGTTCGAATTTATTGATGACATCGTCGTAATCGATGACCTATCTATTCACTTTGTCAGCCATTCAATGCCGAACCTACTGCCTAAACTGCTAGCACACTCTGCTATGGGCATCACCAAAACAACCAAAGATGCAATAGTTGGTACTGGCCCATTCTGCTTAGAAGAGCAATCTGAGTGGCGAACACTGATGACCGTTAACCCGCACTATCACGGATTCAGACCTTGGATAGACGGTATCGAGATCTGGAACATGGGCGATAAAGCTAAGAACTTTGACCTTAACAGTCATGTCGTACACGGCAGCCATATACGTGAAGAACACGCATCTGGCTTCCGTGCACAAAATCAATGGGAGGAAGGTTGTGTCTACGCAACATTCAACGTGAATCGTAATGGATGGATGGCCAAACGAGCTCATCGGGCTGCGCTGCAAGAGGTTTTATCTCATATGGGCGCACCGCATTCACAACAGTGTGAAGCGCTCGCTGGAGCGAGCGGTATGATGTCTTATCCCGAGTCACTCAGACCATTAGCGTTAGATTTAATTGCAGAACATATTCGTTCGCTCCCTAAGCCGGAAGCGCCTCTCTCTGTCGTCACCTACCAACTTGCAACCCATATAGAAACCGCTCAGCTAGTTGTCGAATCGCTAGAAAAGTTAGGCATAAATGCCAAACTGATCGTTCATGAATACCCCGTGTTTGACCAACTCAGCACCTTATCTCAAGCGGATGTCATCATTTGTGGCGAAGTGTTCGGTGAAGATACTGAAATGTCTTGGTTAGGATGGCTATGTAACACCAGTGCCCTTACCGCCTGCCTGACCGATAAAGAACAACATTGGATCAAGCAGAAATGTACTCAAGCAATGGCACAACCCAAGCTAGCTACGAGACTCAAACAGTTTGAAAAGATTGAGAAAAGCTTAATCAGTAAAGGAATTTATCAACCACTCTTTCATGTAGAACAGGACCTCAATATCTCAGACACAGTGACAGCGCCCGCGCTGCTCGCTAACGGCTGGATAGACTTCAATCAGGTAGTGATGAAATAG
- the amt gene encoding ammonium transporter translates to MNSLFVFLCTLLVLLMQVGFLLLEAGTVRRKNTVNVAAKNLIDLAVVLGLYWLLGYGIMFGDSWQGLLGTSQFMLPAFNTVDEGAFFFYQMVFCATSVTIISGAIAERGSLKGYIAISVLIATFIYPTVGHWIWADDGWLAQYGFVDFAGSTAVHAVGGWAALAAVIVIGPRLDRFKDGKTFHHSSLVQTVTGVVFLWIGWLGFNAGSSLAFSANTFNIILNTILAGAMGGLTSALVSLYLVKRVHVPHFCNGILSGLVAITANCDLVNAPSAVAIGMIAAVIYTFAHHFLIRKKIDDVVGAIPVHLANGIWGTLAVAFFAPQDAFSGLLVAEDRLSQIVIQIFGISVTSAFVFPLSYLAFYLINKLIPLRVPQDEEVVGLNISSHEASSELYDLVTVMQHQEASGDFTQRISYDPTSEVGMIARQYNRVLTRFEDALVKVTKKHHSLVESNQRIKEMEARLERDEKLSNLGQVSSGLLREINGPISYVLSNINTLKDYNRFFKTLVTEYKTFAAAASAHPVVAKEVLNRIDRICAEEDLDFVFEDSDELIKATSEGALKIDSILSNIKTFSDYSDEPFDLKDVHVILSSAIESLSERIESNCQIIESYGAENALVSCSSHQLEQLFVNLLVNSLQAIGNELGAIKVITSNSEKELIIHIVDSGIGIPEENISQIFEPFFSTRAETSNTGLGLSICHGVVNNHGGKIDVVSKVGKGTKFTVHLPISN, encoded by the coding sequence ATGAATTCATTGTTCGTATTTTTGTGTACGTTACTTGTCTTATTGATGCAGGTTGGCTTTTTGCTGTTAGAAGCGGGAACGGTGCGCAGAAAAAATACAGTCAATGTTGCTGCAAAAAACTTAATCGACCTAGCGGTGGTCTTGGGGCTGTATTGGCTGCTTGGCTACGGCATTATGTTTGGTGATTCTTGGCAAGGATTACTTGGGACCAGTCAGTTCATGCTCCCAGCATTTAACACTGTCGATGAAGGTGCATTTTTTTTCTATCAGATGGTCTTTTGTGCCACATCAGTCACCATTATTTCTGGAGCGATTGCAGAGCGAGGTAGCTTGAAGGGCTATATTGCGATTTCTGTCTTAATTGCAACTTTTATTTATCCGACTGTCGGTCACTGGATTTGGGCAGACGACGGATGGTTAGCTCAATACGGTTTTGTAGATTTCGCGGGTTCAACCGCTGTTCACGCAGTGGGTGGCTGGGCAGCACTTGCTGCCGTGATTGTGATAGGCCCTAGATTAGATCGTTTTAAGGACGGTAAAACCTTCCACCACAGTAGCTTAGTACAGACCGTCACAGGGGTCGTGTTCTTATGGATTGGGTGGTTAGGGTTTAATGCTGGCAGCTCACTCGCGTTTAGTGCCAATACTTTTAATATCATCCTCAATACTATTCTTGCCGGGGCGATGGGGGGGCTGACATCAGCGTTAGTTTCATTGTATTTGGTTAAGCGAGTACACGTCCCCCATTTCTGCAACGGTATTTTGTCGGGCTTAGTGGCGATCACTGCCAACTGTGATTTAGTCAATGCCCCTAGTGCGGTGGCAATAGGTATGATTGCGGCTGTGATTTATACCTTTGCCCACCATTTTTTAATCCGCAAAAAGATCGATGATGTAGTAGGTGCGATACCGGTTCATTTGGCGAATGGGATCTGGGGCACTTTGGCTGTCGCCTTTTTTGCTCCTCAAGACGCTTTTTCAGGATTATTGGTCGCTGAAGACAGACTCAGCCAAATCGTGATTCAGATATTTGGCATTAGCGTAACCAGTGCATTTGTTTTTCCTCTCAGTTATTTGGCTTTCTACTTAATTAATAAGTTGATTCCTTTGAGAGTGCCGCAGGATGAAGAGGTAGTTGGGCTGAATATCTCTTCGCACGAAGCCAGTAGCGAGCTCTATGATTTAGTGACGGTCATGCAGCATCAAGAAGCGAGTGGTGATTTTACCCAACGAATTAGCTACGACCCAACGTCAGAGGTTGGAATGATTGCACGCCAGTACAATCGAGTGTTAACGCGCTTCGAAGATGCATTAGTCAAAGTGACGAAAAAACACCATTCTCTTGTTGAGTCAAATCAGCGTATTAAAGAGATGGAAGCGAGGTTAGAGAGAGATGAAAAGTTGTCGAATTTAGGTCAAGTCAGCTCTGGACTTTTGAGGGAAATCAATGGGCCTATCAGTTATGTCTTGAGTAATATTAATACGCTTAAAGATTACAATCGTTTTTTTAAAACTTTAGTGACGGAATACAAAACGTTTGCTGCTGCGGCATCTGCGCATCCTGTAGTCGCCAAGGAAGTGTTGAATCGGATAGACCGAATTTGTGCGGAGGAAGATCTGGACTTTGTCTTTGAAGATAGTGATGAGCTGATTAAAGCGACATCTGAAGGGGCTTTGAAAATTGATAGTATCCTTTCCAATATCAAGACGTTTTCAGATTACAGTGATGAGCCGTTTGATTTGAAAGATGTTCATGTCATTTTATCATCTGCGATTGAGAGCCTGTCAGAACGCATCGAGTCTAACTGTCAGATTATTGAGTCTTATGGCGCTGAAAATGCACTGGTTTCATGCAGTTCTCATCAACTTGAACAGCTTTTCGTGAATCTACTTGTGAACTCTTTACAGGCTATTGGCAATGAACTGGGGGCAATTAAGGTAATAACAAGTAACTCAGAAAAAGAGTTAATCATTCATATAGTTGACAGTGGTATTGGTATTCCCGAAGAAAATATATCTCAGATATTTGAACCTTTTTTTAGTACGCGAGCAGAGACAAGCAATACAGGGCTAGGGTTATCTATTTGTCATGGTGTCGTGAACAACCATGGAGGTAAAATTGATGTTGTGAGCAAAGTCGGTAAAGGGACTAAGTTCACCGTACATTTGCCAATATCAAACTAA
- a CDS encoding MFS transporter, with protein METLSHPQNSVWKNRSFVVLFSSALFVAFSAQIYNLALPLLVYELTQSSQMMGLMRAVEFLPNLLLALFIGVWVDRVDKKRWSQVMLLGQLLMVLSCYFAVEWLDNPFWVLFPSAFFMMACNYGYHNARIAMMKNGIPHELQNTAIARMSSLSSFMETVGPVLSGALMLLSAIHHVFLGVAAMLVLAYWQLEKLAVVKPEPKPHPPVLKALAEGWAILRAETNMWYITLAVMVINTTGAIFWIQSIFYAKSTLSLNSVEVSYLIAASGVGGLLGSFTADKIRTKFGLGQLLIASIALEAFGFLIPLVLPGVWSLVFAFLWISAIGLYSSICIWSYRQEAFDEQCLGRLTGITGSLFKLLMPFGLAASGYMVASFGEQAVFVSCFTLQLLVALILLFSRVRFIR; from the coding sequence ATGGAGACGTTATCTCACCCTCAAAATTCAGTGTGGAAAAATAGATCGTTTGTGGTGCTCTTTTCCAGTGCATTGTTCGTGGCGTTTAGTGCCCAGATTTATAATTTGGCATTGCCTTTGTTAGTGTATGAATTGACTCAGTCATCTCAGATGATGGGCTTGATGCGAGCAGTTGAATTCCTACCTAACTTATTGCTGGCGCTGTTTATTGGTGTGTGGGTCGATAGAGTCGACAAAAAGCGCTGGTCTCAAGTGATGTTGTTAGGCCAGTTGCTGATGGTATTGAGTTGTTATTTTGCGGTGGAATGGTTGGATAATCCGTTTTGGGTTCTTTTCCCATCGGCGTTTTTCATGATGGCGTGTAATTACGGCTATCACAATGCACGTATAGCGATGATGAAAAACGGTATTCCTCATGAACTGCAAAATACCGCTATTGCACGCATGAGTTCGTTGAGCAGTTTTATGGAAACGGTCGGACCGGTACTTTCTGGTGCGCTGATGCTATTGTCGGCTATTCATCATGTCTTTCTTGGTGTCGCGGCAATGTTGGTGCTGGCTTATTGGCAACTGGAAAAGTTAGCTGTAGTGAAGCCAGAGCCGAAACCGCACCCACCCGTGCTAAAAGCATTGGCGGAAGGGTGGGCGATACTGCGTGCTGAAACCAATATGTGGTACATCACCTTGGCCGTGATGGTGATTAACACTACAGGTGCAATATTCTGGATTCAGTCGATCTTCTATGCGAAATCCACTCTCAGTCTGAATTCTGTTGAAGTGAGCTACTTGATTGCCGCTTCGGGTGTGGGTGGCTTATTGGGTTCATTTACCGCAGATAAAATACGTACCAAGTTTGGTTTAGGCCAGTTATTGATTGCCTCAATTGCGTTGGAGGCGTTTGGTTTCCTCATTCCTCTGGTGCTTCCCGGAGTGTGGAGTCTGGTCTTTGCCTTCTTGTGGATCTCTGCCATTGGCTTATACAGCTCGATCTGCATCTGGAGTTACCGCCAGGAAGCGTTCGATGAGCAATGCCTCGGCAGGCTGACGGGAATTACGGGTTCGTTGTTTAAGTTGCTCATGCCGTTTGGTTTAGCAGCGTCAGGGTATATGGTTGCTAGTTTTGGTGAGCAAGCGGTGTTCGTTTCATGCTTTACACTTCAGCTTTTGGTCGCGCTAATATTATTATTCAGCCGAGTTCGATTTATTAGGTGA